In Nasonia vitripennis strain AsymCx chromosome 2, Nvit_psr_1.1, whole genome shotgun sequence, a genomic segment contains:
- the LOC100121334 gene encoding BUD13 homolog, with product MEAPKVSQKEYLKRYLSKDDKKKKKKKKPKVGPKTVQLIDDDIDLKNLTSIDDEEISILNTTEDAPQIVGVIDERGPIDFGDKQRWKLIADDGTGDIAISKIPNRGAKENIDDNNVKSKKESKLDSKENKLKKRKKAKSKSSSSSSSSSEDEQEKSQRKKRKVSLKRKKKTKKRKSNSSDSESESDSSSDSDSSADSNSSPHRSHKKKKTSIKSKEQNDDDFHFPNVKMIEKNNRSNTDCSPPRKKKSKQSKSSHFDLSPPRNSRREKAREHDSDLSPPKNSRREKTRGHDSDLSPPRNSRREKTRGHDSDLSPPRNSRREKTRGHDSDLSPPRNSRRDKTRGHDSDLSPPRNSRREKTRGHDSDLSPPRNSRREKTRGHDSDFSPPRNSRREKTRGQDSDLSPPRYSKREKTRGHDSDLSPPRNYKHKKDSNENCGTRTSSSREYSKNQDSDLSPPRQSRYKETKSSRWDDNSRKSLTTENDKNGNKRKKTLDGTSAGLQNLKSLKEEEEAQKKREQAMMQRMSKEVSGYGQSTVIRDRRTGRRRDLAKENLEKLEKQKAQDEIDAKYAQWGKGLKQVGDRNEKLKNDLYEMNKPLARYANDEDLERELKMRDREDDPMLEYCKKKDIDAGKRAPEYPKSKCSYMPNRFGIPPGHRWDGVDRSNGYEKKWFETRNMKKAVEEEAYKWSTADM from the exons ATGGAAGCTCCGAAAGTAAGCCAAAAGGAGTACTTGAAGCGATATCTGTCTAAAGATgacaagaagaaaaagaaaaagaagaaaccgAAGGTTGGACCAAAAAC AGTGCAGTTAATAGATGACGACATTGACTTGAAGAACTTAACATCGATTGATGATGAAGAAATCAGCATTTTGAACACAACTGAGGATGCTCCACAAATTGTTGGTGTAATCGACGAGCGAGGTCCCATAGATTTTGGTGACAAGCAAAGATGGAAACTTATCGCTGACGATGGAACTGGAGATATTGccatttcaaaaattcctaaTAGAGGTGCAAAAGAAAATATCGATGACAACAATgtcaaaagtaaaaaagagTCGAAATTAGATTCAAAAGAGAATAAActgaagaaaagaaaaaaagctaaGAGTaaaagcagtagcagcagcagcagtagcagtgaAGATGAACAAGAAAAGTcacaaagaaaaaagaggaaagtttctcttaaaagaaaaaagaaaactaagAAGCGTAAGAGCAACTCATCTGATTCAGAATCTGAGTCTGACTCCAGTTCCGACTCTGACTCTAGTGCTGATTCTAACTCCAGTCCACATAGAAgtcacaaaaaaaagaaaacatccATCAAGTCTAAAGAACAAAATGATGATGACTTCCATTTTCCAAATGTAAAAATGATTGAGAAAAACAATAGATCAAATACCGATTGCAGTCCTCctagaaagaaaaaatcaaaacaaagcaAATCTTCTCACTTTGATCTCAGCCCACCAAGAAATTCCAGACGTGAAAAAGCACGTGAACACGATTCAGATCTTAGTCCGCCAAAGAATTCCAGACGTGAAAAAACACGTGGACACGACTCGGATCTCAGTCCACCAAGGAATTCCAGACGTGAAAAAACACGTGGACACGACTCGGATCTCAGTCCACCAAGGAATTCCAGACGTGAAAAAACACGTGGACACGACTCCGATCTCAGTCCACCAAGGAATTCCAGACGTGATAAAACACGTGGACACGACTCGGATCTCAGTCCACCAAGGAATTCCAGACGTGAAAAAACACGTGGACACGACTCCGATCTCAGTCCACCAAGGAATTCCAGACGTGAAAAAACACGTGGACACGACTCGGATTTCAGTCCACCAAGGAATTCCAGACGTGAAAAAACACGTGGACAAGACTCCGATCTCAGTCCACCAAGGTATTCCAAACGTGAAAAAACACGTGGACACGACTCGGATCTCAGTCCACCAAGAAATTATAAGCATAAAAAAGACTCGAACGAGAACTGCGGTACAAGAACATCAAGTTCCAGAGAATATTCCAAGAATCAGGATTCTGATTTGAGTCCACCTAGACAATCCAGATATAAAGAAACAAAATCTTCTCGTTGGGATGATAATTCAAGAAAATCGTTAACAACAGAAAATGATAAGAATGGAAACAAACGAAAGAAAACGTTAGATGGTACATCAGCTGGCCTTCAAAATTTGAAATCACtgaaagaagaagaggaagcaCAGAAAAAACGTGAACAAGCAATGATGCAGAGA ATGAGTAAAGAAGTAAGTGGTTATGGACAATCAACTGTGATCCGCGACAGAAGAACTGGAAGAAGACGTGATCTTGCAAAAGAAAACCtcgaaaaattagaaaaacaaaaggcACAGGACGAAATCGATGCAAAGTATGCTCAATGGGGAAAAGG GTTAAAGCAAGTCGGTGATCGCAacgaaaaactgaaaaatgaCTTGTATGAAATGAATAAGCCTTTAGCAAGGTATGCTAATGATGAAGATCTGGAAAGAGAATTAAAAATGCGTGACAGAGAGGATGATCCTATGTTGGAGTATTGCAAGAAAAAGGATATTGATGCAGGGAAAAGAGCACCAG agTATCCAAAATCAAAATGTTCGTATATGCCAAACAGATTTGGTATCCCACCGGGACATCGTTGGGATGGAGTTGACCGCAGCAACGGTTATGAGAAAAAATGGTTTGAAACAAGAAACATGAAAAAAGCTGTGGAAGAAGAAGCATATAAATGGAGTACTGCGGATATGTAA